TTATCTACCAATAAACGAACAAGAAATCTCAGATAAAAAAGCGATGAGTCTAATGATTGAAAAATTTCCCGATACAATTTTATTACGTGACAACACACTTGCTCATATAGCTGTTTCTGGTTTTATTGTCAATCAAACTTATGATAAAACCTTGATGATTCATCATAATATCTATCAATCCTGGGGATGGACTGGTGGACACGCGGATGGGGATAGTAATTTATTGCAGGTTGCAATAAAAGAAGCAAAAGAAGAAACGGGAATCTCACAAGCTGCACCACTTACTAATTCACTTGCCGGAATTGATATTCTCCCTGTATTCAGTCATATGAAACAAGGGAAATTCGTCAATACACATTTACATCTTTGTTTTTCTTATCTGCTTCTTGCTGATGAGTCAGAAACATTACAATACAAACCTGATGAAAACAGCGGAGTAAAATGGCTACCCTTTAGTCAAATTTCTAACTATTGTTCAGAAGCTCATATGATCCCTGTATATGAAAAATTAATTCAAAAGGTAAAATACTATGCAAACAAATAGTACAACAATGATACTTAAAGAAATCGTTACACCCTTACTCCGTTGGTATCATAGCCATGCACGCATTTTACCTTGGCGTGAAAATCCTAATCCTTACTTCGTCTGGATATCCGAAATCATGCTCCAACAAACACGCGTCGAAGCAGTGAAACCATATTTCGATCGTTTTATTTCTGCCTTGCCAACCGTTGAGTCATTAGCTGAAGTTCCCGAAAATGAATTATTAAAACTTTGGGAAGGATTAGGATACTATAACCGTGCGCGAAATTTGCAGAAATCAGCACAAGAAATTGTTATAAATCATGATGGAAAGCTTCCTGCAAACTATAAAAAGCTTCTTTCCTTGCCTGGAATTGGGCCATATACGGCGGGAGCAATCGCTTCTATCGCTTATCAGATCCCCGTTCCAGCAGTTGATGGAAATGTTTTAAGAGTGATTACACGTTTACTAGCAAGTCGCGATGATATTATGAAAGAAAAAACTCGCAAAAAAATTGAATCGTACCTTGCGCAAGTTATCCCCGCAAATGAAGCGGGTAATTTTAATCAATCCTTAATGGAACTCGGTGCAACGGTTTGTTTACCAAAAGGAGCCGCAAAATGCTATAGCTGCCCGCTCAAGCAAATTTGTTTGAGTTTCGCTGAAGATTGCATAAGTGAAATCCCTGTCAAAACACCTAAAAAAACGAAACGCATCGAAAGTTATACAATGCTTCGCTTACAATATGAAAATAAAATTGCTTTGCAAAAAAGACCATCCACCGGCTTACTTGCAAGCCTATGGGAATTACCTCACCTAGATAATCACATGGGCCAAGCACAAATAATTCATTATCTCCAAGAAAAAAACTATAAAGTAAAAAATATTACTCCGCTTCCGCCTTCCAAACACATTTTCACCCATATTGAATGGCATATGATAGGATATTATATTGAGTTAGAACAAATCCCTGCCAAAAGCAATTATCATTGGATTTCACCACAAAACCTTATAGATGATTATGCCATACCA
This genomic interval from Selenobaculum gibii contains the following:
- a CDS encoding NUDIX hydrolase yields the protein MQFIKELHHYLPINEQEISDKKAMSLMIEKFPDTILLRDNTLAHIAVSGFIVNQTYDKTLMIHHNIYQSWGWTGGHADGDSNLLQVAIKEAKEETGISQAAPLTNSLAGIDILPVFSHMKQGKFVNTHLHLCFSYLLLADESETLQYKPDENSGVKWLPFSQISNYCSEAHMIPVYEKLIQKVKYYANK
- the mutY gene encoding A/G-specific adenine glycosylase, with the translated sequence MQTNSTTMILKEIVTPLLRWYHSHARILPWRENPNPYFVWISEIMLQQTRVEAVKPYFDRFISALPTVESLAEVPENELLKLWEGLGYYNRARNLQKSAQEIVINHDGKLPANYKKLLSLPGIGPYTAGAIASIAYQIPVPAVDGNVLRVITRLLASRDDIMKEKTRKKIESYLAQVIPANEAGNFNQSLMELGATVCLPKGAAKCYSCPLKQICLSFAEDCISEIPVKTPKKTKRIESYTMLRLQYENKIALQKRPSTGLLASLWELPHLDNHMGQAQIIHYLQEKNYKVKNITPLPPSKHIFTHIEWHMIGYYIELEQIPAKSNYHWISPQNLIDDYAIPTAFKGYL